A region of Anolis sagrei isolate rAnoSag1 chromosome 2, rAnoSag1.mat, whole genome shotgun sequence DNA encodes the following proteins:
- the LOC132766655 gene encoding tripartite motif-containing protein 29-like, with protein sequence MDMIPCDFCLEKPNSAVKRCLTCEASLCQAHLSKHDSKGTQKGHVLVALSAAEAQEEKARAEHTEQSEGFCHDNTAFPCATGSHAKDDYEKQQAILSLIMKSMQENNTAMNKVLQQLQKSADQIKSNKKTLTDQLSKVFQEIKTQVDQKEKQIISDIQSNEKKQLAKIVVLQKQMEEKKDAALQNLQELQALREQTDAQLFFQGFQLLQERVKKENFSTDSVEVLTVHLDQSDIQIVRNHTAVYISNLDTLMQVVHGKIINQTQWSRVIPAAEFSLEDVICEVFPSPPPPPSENRS encoded by the exons ATGGATATGATTCCCTGTGATTTCTGCCTGGAGAAGCCTAACTCAGCTGTGAAGAGGTGCCTAACCTGTGAGGCATCCCTGTGCCAGGCCCATCTCAGCAAGCATGACTCTAAAGGCACCCAGAAAGGCCATGTCTTAGTGGCACTCAGCGCTGCTGAAGCCCAGGAGGAGAAGGCAAGGGCAGAACACACAGAGCAGTCGGAAGGCTTCTGCCATGACAACACAGCCTTTCCTTGTGCCACAGGCTCTCATGCGAAGGATGACTATGAGAAGCAGCAG GCAATTCTCTCCCTGATTATGAAATCAATGCAGGAAAATAATACCGCCATGAACAAAGTTCTCCAGCAGCTCCAGAAAAGTGCTGATCAAATAAAG AGCAATAAAAAAACATTGACAGACCAGCTGTCAAAAGTCTTCCAAGAGATCAAAACTCAGGTGGATCAAAAAGAGAAGCAGATCATCAGTGATATCCAATCCAATGAGAAAAAGCAGTTGGCGAAGATTGTTGTCCTGCAAAagcaaatggaagaaaaaaaggatgcAGCTCTCCAGAACCTTCAAGAGCTACAGGCGCTGAGAGAGCAAACGGATGCTCAGCTATTCTTCCAG GGTTTTCAGCTGCTTCAGGAGAG GGTTAAGAAAGAGAATTTCAGCACTGACAGTGTGGAAGTCTTAACAGTGCATCTGGATCAATCTGACATTCAAATTGTTCGAAACCACACAGCAGTTTATATCTCCAACCTAGACACACTGATGCAAGTGGTACATG GGAAAATCATTAACCAAACACAATGGAGCAg GGTAATTCCAGCTGCAGAATTCTCTCTGGAAG ATGTGATTTGTGAAGTCTTCCCATCACCACCGCCACCGCCATCTGAGAATAGATCCTGA